From Echinicola jeungdonensis, the proteins below share one genomic window:
- a CDS encoding LysM peptidoglycan-binding domain-containing protein, producing MRFQKFSLPFLIFSFFAFKIFAQAPKVPETISFANMTLHLDSRAQRDIQLDVNALHRNPRYFNQKMERVNLYMPIIERVLQEQGAPDDLKYLVIQESGLIPDAVSSSNAVGFWQFKKGTAEEVFLQVDHQIDERKNIVASTRGAALYLKKNNSRFDNWVCAVVAYQMGPGGAQGYFGNRYNGDRKMKITKNTHWYFKKYLAHKIAFQDHIGTLVSNQYLKEVKVQGPTSLKKLARDLNVSESHLETYNKWVSHGKIPGDKPYSLTYLEEDTTPDRPVLVSFPEEPSMQSPEVVKNHEGFPKITGNKAFSHLPEMIKINGIKGILVTQTMSQEAFTEKVGIREGKFRRVNDLKKSDKVIGGRYYYTKRKKSKAKVAEHVVKKGETLWQISQAYGIRLHSLMAKNIIYRDKDLKPGMVLKLQEYRRRNEGFEFVQVSPAKTTSYPIPTPTKPANYNNPPTTTQTHIVSRGETLYAIAKQYEVSVKNIQQWNNMGNQTTIHVGQKLIIQDQ from the coding sequence ATGAGATTCCAAAAATTTTCACTGCCTTTTCTGATATTTAGCTTTTTTGCTTTTAAGATCTTTGCCCAAGCTCCAAAGGTCCCCGAAACCATTTCATTTGCCAACATGACCCTCCATCTGGACAGCAGAGCTCAAAGGGATATTCAGCTGGATGTAAATGCCCTCCACCGCAATCCCAGATATTTTAACCAGAAAATGGAAAGGGTCAATTTGTACATGCCCATTATAGAAAGGGTCCTCCAAGAACAGGGAGCCCCTGATGATTTAAAATACCTGGTCATACAGGAAAGCGGATTAATTCCAGATGCCGTTTCTTCTTCCAATGCAGTCGGGTTTTGGCAATTTAAGAAAGGAACTGCTGAGGAGGTTTTCCTCCAAGTGGACCACCAGATTGATGAAAGAAAAAATATCGTGGCTTCTACCCGTGGGGCAGCCTTGTATTTGAAGAAAAACAATAGTCGCTTTGATAACTGGGTTTGTGCTGTTGTAGCTTACCAAATGGGACCGGGAGGAGCTCAGGGATATTTTGGAAACCGGTACAATGGAGACCGGAAAATGAAAATCACCAAAAACACCCATTGGTATTTTAAAAAATACCTGGCCCATAAAATAGCTTTTCAAGACCATATCGGCACTTTGGTCAGCAATCAATACCTAAAAGAAGTTAAAGTTCAAGGACCGACATCCTTAAAGAAATTGGCCCGGGACCTTAATGTTTCTGAATCCCACTTGGAAACATATAACAAATGGGTCTCACACGGAAAAATCCCGGGAGACAAGCCCTATTCCCTTACCTATTTAGAAGAGGATACTACCCCGGATAGGCCCGTTTTGGTTTCCTTTCCTGAAGAACCGTCTATGCAAAGCCCGGAAGTGGTGAAAAATCATGAAGGCTTTCCGAAAATAACCGGAAATAAAGCGTTTTCCCATTTACCTGAAATGATCAAGATCAATGGTATTAAGGGCATATTGGTCACCCAAACCATGAGCCAGGAAGCTTTTACCGAAAAGGTTGGCATTAGGGAAGGGAAATTTAGAAGGGTTAATGATCTTAAAAAATCAGATAAAGTAATTGGTGGTAGGTATTATTATACCAAAAGAAAAAAAAGTAAAGCCAAGGTAGCGGAACATGTGGTCAAAAAAGGAGAAACCCTATGGCAAATTTCCCAGGCCTATGGAATTAGGTTACACTCCCTTATGGCCAAAAACATAATATACAGAGACAAAGACCTTAAACCGGGAATGGTGCTGAAATTACAGGAATACAGGAGGAGAAATGAAGGTTTTGAATTTGTTCAAGTTTCTCCAGCAAAAACCACGAGTTATCCAATCCCCACTCCTACAAAACCTGCCAATTATAATAATCCCCCAACAACCACCCAAACCCATATTGTTAGCCGTGGGGAGACCCTGTATGCTATTGCAAAACAATATGAGGTCAGTGTAAAAAATATTCAGCAGTGGAACAATATGGGAAATCAAACAACCATTCATGTGGGGCAAAAGTTAATCATACAGGATCAGTAA
- a CDS encoding O-methyltransferase: MEFINEELLNYCQEHTSPEDELLAKINRETHAKVLMPRMLSGPLQGKTLELFTKMLQPKVILEIGTYTGYSALWMAKGLGPEGKIITLDINDELEDMVRGYFSESGLGHKIDYRLGNALDLIPELEGKFDMVFIDADKKNYSKYYDMVIDRVPAGGMILADNVLWSGKVLKKEGEKIDKDTKAIKVFNEMVNKDPRVENVIFPIRDGIMLARKL, encoded by the coding sequence ATGGAATTTATCAACGAAGAACTTTTAAATTATTGCCAAGAACACACCAGCCCTGAGGATGAATTATTGGCCAAAATAAATAGGGAGACCCATGCCAAAGTACTTATGCCCAGGATGCTTTCGGGGCCTTTGCAGGGAAAAACCCTTGAATTATTTACGAAAATGCTTCAACCAAAAGTAATTTTGGAAATAGGTACATATACGGGGTACTCTGCTTTATGGATGGCCAAGGGGCTTGGACCTGAAGGAAAAATCATCACATTGGATATCAATGATGAATTGGAAGATATGGTAAGGGGCTATTTTTCTGAATCGGGATTAGGGCATAAAATTGATTATAGACTGGGAAATGCTTTGGATTTAATCCCAGAATTGGAGGGGAAATTTGACATGGTATTTATCGATGCGGATAAGAAAAATTACAGCAAATACTATGACATGGTTATAGACCGGGTACCTGCCGGGGGAATGATTCTTGCAGATAACGTCCTTTGGTCAGGGAAGGTGCTAAAAAAGGAAGGGGAAAAAATAGACAAAGACACTAAAGCCATCAAAGTCTTTAATGAAATGGTCAATAAGGATCCTCGTGTAGAAAATGTGATTTTTCCCATTAGGGATGGCATAATGTTGGCAAGGAAATTATAA
- a CDS encoding M16 family metallopeptidase translates to MPYNIKELANGIRIIHQEIPHTRLVHCGFVLDIGSRDEKLEEAGLAHFWEHMAFKGTQKRKAFHIINRLESLGGELNAYTTKEKVCFYSSVLKEHFKKSAELLYDITFHSTFPEKQIEKERQVILEEMAMYRDSPDDAIQDEFDEVVFQNHALGRNILGSEETVTSFTQQDFFDFIASRLDTEKIVFSVVGNISFKKVLRQLEKPLEEIPTKRSLFSRSKFSKYKPLRKTLYKEISQAHCAIGKPAYSIYHPKRFQLFLLNNILGGPSMNSRLNLALREKYGYVYSVESAYQVYTDTGFIGIFYGTEEKTFSKAQKITLLELKKLREKKLGTMQLHMAKEQAIGQMAMAEENYAALMLVYAKSMLDKGYIESLDSIFQTIRNTTSGDLQDIAQELFQEDQLSFLTYLPK, encoded by the coding sequence ATGCCATACAATATTAAGGAGTTAGCAAATGGTATCCGGATCATCCATCAAGAAATCCCCCATACAAGATTGGTACATTGTGGGTTTGTCCTGGATATCGGAAGCAGGGATGAGAAATTAGAAGAAGCCGGCCTGGCCCATTTTTGGGAGCACATGGCTTTTAAGGGGACTCAAAAGAGAAAAGCTTTTCATATAATCAACCGCCTGGAATCCCTTGGTGGGGAGCTTAATGCATATACCACTAAGGAAAAGGTGTGCTTTTATTCCAGTGTCCTAAAAGAACATTTCAAAAAATCTGCAGAACTACTTTACGATATTACCTTCCACAGTACCTTTCCCGAGAAGCAAATTGAAAAGGAAAGGCAAGTAATTCTTGAGGAAATGGCCATGTATCGGGACTCTCCTGATGATGCTATTCAAGATGAATTTGATGAGGTAGTCTTTCAAAATCATGCATTAGGCAGGAATATCCTGGGAAGTGAAGAAACAGTGACCAGTTTCACCCAGCAAGATTTCTTTGACTTTATTGCTTCTCGATTGGATACAGAAAAAATTGTATTTTCGGTGGTTGGGAATATTAGTTTTAAAAAAGTCCTTCGCCAATTGGAAAAACCGTTGGAAGAAATCCCCACCAAAAGAAGCCTGTTTTCCAGAAGTAAATTTTCCAAATATAAGCCTTTAAGGAAAACCCTTTACAAAGAAATCTCTCAGGCCCATTGTGCCATAGGGAAACCAGCATATTCTATTTACCATCCCAAACGTTTTCAACTTTTTTTATTGAATAATATCCTTGGCGGTCCCAGCATGAACTCCAGGCTCAACCTTGCCCTAAGGGAAAAATACGGGTATGTTTACAGTGTGGAGTCGGCTTATCAGGTATATACGGATACTGGATTTATTGGAATCTTTTATGGAACGGAAGAAAAGACCTTTTCCAAAGCCCAAAAGATCACCTTACTTGAACTTAAAAAATTACGGGAGAAAAAGCTGGGGACAATGCAGCTTCATATGGCCAAGGAACAAGCCATCGGTCAAATGGCCATGGCAGAGGAGAACTACGCTGCTCTGATGTTGGTTTATGCCAAAAGTATGCTGGACAAAGGCTATATTGAATCCCTGGACAGCATCTTTCAAACCATCAGAAATACCACTTCTGGAGACTTACAGGATATAGCCCAGGAATTATTTCAGGAAGATCAATTGAGTTTTCTCACTTATTTACCCAAATAA
- a CDS encoding aminopeptidase P N-terminal domain-containing protein, with amino-acid sequence MRYKPLSKSLYVKNREKLVKKMKPNSIAVFNANDLMPSNADGTFKFRQNNNLFYLSGIDQEETLLVLCPDFPNKNLREVLFVKETNEHIAIWEGNKLTQNEAKEVSGIKNVHWTKDFDRIFSSLMTFSEHVYLDTNEHQGAAREVETRNDRFVKSCKELFPLHDYQRAAPLLQELRAVKEGEEIDQIQKACEITDKAFRRVLKFVRPGVMEYEIEAEFLHEFIRHGSRGFSFEPIMGSGPNSCVLHYLDNDKHCQSGDLILMDVGAEYGNYNSDMTRTIPINGRFSPRQKEVYNAVLRVKKEASKMLRPGISVQDFHIEVGKIMESELIGLGLLDKTDIKHQNPNQPLYKKYFMHGTSHHLGLDVHDLGPVFSPIQPGMVFTIEPGIYIREENIGIRLENDWVVQEKDNLDLMKNIPIEVEEIEEIMNTN; translated from the coding sequence ATGAGATACAAACCACTGAGCAAGTCGCTTTACGTCAAAAACCGTGAAAAATTGGTAAAGAAGATGAAGCCTAATTCTATTGCGGTCTTTAATGCAAATGACTTGATGCCCTCCAATGCGGATGGGACCTTTAAATTTAGGCAAAATAATAACCTTTTTTACCTAAGCGGAATTGACCAGGAAGAAACCCTTTTGGTGCTTTGTCCTGATTTTCCCAATAAAAATTTAAGAGAAGTTCTTTTTGTCAAGGAAACCAATGAACACATTGCCATTTGGGAAGGGAATAAATTAACCCAAAATGAAGCAAAAGAAGTTTCCGGGATAAAAAACGTCCATTGGACAAAAGATTTTGATCGGATATTTTCCTCTTTGATGACATTTAGTGAACATGTGTATTTAGATACCAATGAACATCAAGGGGCTGCAAGAGAAGTGGAAACCAGAAATGACCGGTTTGTGAAAAGCTGTAAAGAGCTTTTTCCCTTGCATGATTACCAGCGTGCTGCTCCATTGCTCCAGGAGTTAAGGGCTGTAAAAGAAGGTGAGGAAATCGATCAGATACAAAAGGCTTGTGAGATAACAGATAAAGCTTTTAGAAGGGTGTTGAAATTTGTTCGTCCCGGAGTGATGGAATATGAAATTGAAGCGGAGTTTTTGCACGAATTTATTCGTCATGGGAGTAGGGGTTTTTCTTTTGAACCTATCATGGGATCTGGGCCCAATAGCTGTGTGCTCCATTATCTGGATAATGACAAGCATTGCCAATCTGGGGACCTTATTTTAATGGATGTTGGAGCGGAATATGGGAACTACAATTCAGATATGACCAGAACTATTCCCATCAATGGGCGGTTTTCTCCCCGGCAGAAGGAGGTGTATAATGCAGTATTACGGGTAAAAAAAGAAGCTTCAAAGATGCTGCGACCAGGGATTAGTGTCCAGGATTTTCATATTGAAGTTGGTAAGATAATGGAGTCTGAACTAATTGGATTGGGCTTGTTGGATAAAACAGACATTAAGCATCAAAATCCCAATCAACCGCTTTATAAGAAGTATTTTATGCATGGGACTTCTCATCATTTGGGATTGGATGTGCATGATTTGGGGCCTGTTTTCAGCCCCATCCAGCCAGGGATGGTATTTACCATTGAGCCGGGGATTTATATCCGGGAGGAAAATATTGGGATCCGATTGGAAAATGATTGGGTAGTTCAAGAAAAGGATAATCTGGACCTTATGAAAAATATCCCCATAGAGGTGGAGGAAATTGAGGAAATAATGAATACTAATTAA
- the tsf gene encoding translation elongation factor Ts: MAITAQEVNKLRQKTGAGMMDCKKALTEAEGDFETAVDILRKKGQKVSASRADRETKEGVVVSKVNADKTQGILLSLTCETDFVAKNEEFVALANDILDIAVEKDVDSIEEILELPFENITIKEKIIELTGKIGEKIEISHFEAVKGETVVPYIHSNGKLGVLVGLKNTNGAEVEEAGKDVAMQIAAMNPVALDKEDVDPAVVEREIQVGKEQAMAEGKPEAMLEKIAMGKLNKFYKENTLLSQTFVKDNSKSIAQYLDSISKGMTVSNFKRISIG; encoded by the coding sequence ATGGCTATTACTGCACAAGAGGTAAATAAACTAAGACAAAAAACCGGTGCCGGTATGATGGACTGTAAAAAAGCCCTTACCGAAGCTGAAGGCGATTTTGAAACTGCGGTTGATATCTTGAGAAAAAAAGGTCAAAAGGTATCTGCTTCCCGTGCTGATCGTGAAACTAAAGAAGGTGTAGTAGTTTCTAAAGTAAATGCTGACAAAACACAGGGAATCCTACTTTCCCTTACCTGCGAAACTGATTTCGTTGCAAAAAATGAAGAGTTTGTAGCACTTGCCAATGACATCCTTGACATCGCCGTGGAAAAAGATGTGGACAGCATTGAGGAAATCCTTGAACTGCCATTTGAAAATATCACCATCAAGGAAAAAATCATCGAATTGACTGGTAAAATCGGTGAGAAAATTGAAATCAGCCACTTTGAAGCTGTGAAAGGTGAAACAGTAGTTCCTTACATCCACTCAAATGGAAAACTAGGTGTATTGGTAGGCTTGAAAAACACCAACGGTGCTGAAGTGGAAGAAGCTGGTAAAGATGTAGCCATGCAAATTGCCGCTATGAACCCTGTTGCCCTTGACAAAGAGGATGTTGATCCTGCTGTTGTAGAAAGAGAAATCCAGGTAGGAAAAGAACAAGCTATGGCCGAAGGTAAGCCAGAAGCCATGCTTGAGAAAATTGCCATGGGGAAATTGAACAAATTCTACAAAGAAAACACCCTTTTGAGTCAGACATTTGTTAAGGATAACAGCAAATCCATTGCTCAGTACTTGGACAGTATTTCGAAAGGAATGACGGTTAGCAACTTTAAGAGAATTTCTATCGGATAA
- the rpsB gene encoding 30S ribosomal protein S2, with the protein MTKLEYKDLLDAGVHFGHLTRKWDPKMAPYIFMEKNGIHIIDLNKTLVCLEEASNALKQIVRSGKKIMFVATKKQAKDLVAEEAARLKMPFVTERWLGGMMTNFATIRKSLKKMSSIDKMMKDESYTSLAKRERLMITRQRQKLENVLGGISDLTRLPAALFVVDIKREHIAIAEAKKLGIPVFALVDTNSNPGEVDFPIPANDDAFKSISLLVKAVGSAIEEGLSERKKDKEEAKLSEEEEAKKAADAETKE; encoded by the coding sequence ATGACAAAATTAGAATATAAAGACTTACTGGATGCTGGTGTTCACTTTGGACACTTAACAAGAAAGTGGGATCCGAAAATGGCGCCGTATATCTTCATGGAGAAAAACGGTATCCATATCATCGACCTAAACAAAACGCTTGTTTGCCTTGAAGAAGCATCCAACGCACTCAAGCAAATCGTTCGCAGCGGCAAAAAGATAATGTTCGTAGCCACTAAAAAGCAGGCCAAGGACTTAGTAGCAGAAGAAGCTGCAAGGTTAAAAATGCCATTTGTAACCGAAAGATGGTTGGGTGGTATGATGACCAACTTTGCAACTATCCGCAAATCCTTGAAAAAGATGTCTTCCATCGACAAAATGATGAAAGATGAGTCATACACAAGCCTTGCTAAAAGGGAGCGTTTGATGATCACCAGACAGCGCCAGAAATTGGAAAATGTACTAGGAGGTATTTCTGACCTTACTCGTCTTCCTGCTGCACTTTTCGTAGTGGACATCAAAAGAGAACATATAGCCATTGCCGAAGCTAAAAAGCTTGGTATCCCTGTATTTGCATTGGTAGATACTAACTCCAACCCAGGAGAAGTGGATTTCCCAATCCCTGCCAATGACGATGCCTTCAAATCAATTTCACTATTGGTTAAGGCTGTTGGCTCAGCAATTGAAGAAGGGCTTTCCGAAAGAAAGAAAGATAAAGAAGAGGCTAAACTCTCTGAAGAGGAAGAAGCAAAAAAAGCTGCTGACGCTGAAACAAAAGAGTAA
- the rpsI gene encoding 30S ribosomal protein S9, protein MEIIKTIGRRKTSVARVYMKPGKGEIIVNNRSLEAYFPFDLHQIVVKQPLTLVNEGEAYDVKINVDGGGIKGQAEAARMAISRALCEFNQDHRSPLKKEGFLTRDPRMVERKKPGRRKARRRFQFSKR, encoded by the coding sequence ATGGAAATTATCAAAACAATAGGTAGAAGAAAAACATCTGTAGCTAGGGTTTATATGAAGCCTGGCAAAGGAGAGATTATTGTCAATAACAGAAGTTTAGAAGCATACTTCCCTTTTGACCTTCACCAAATTGTGGTGAAGCAACCCCTTACTTTGGTGAATGAAGGAGAAGCTTATGATGTAAAAATCAATGTAGACGGTGGTGGAATCAAAGGCCAAGCAGAAGCCGCCAGAATGGCGATTTCCAGAGCCCTTTGTGAATTTAACCAAGACCACAGAAGTCCATTGAAAAAAGAAGGTTTCCTTACTCGTGACCCAAGAATGGTTGAACGTAAGAAGCCAGGTCGCAGAAAAGCGAGAAGAAGATTCCAGTTCTCCAAACGTTAA
- the rplM gene encoding 50S ribosomal protein L13: MDTLSYKTVSANRTTVQKEWVVVDAQALVLGRVASEVAKILRGKNKPSFTPHVDCGDNVIVINADKVRLTGKKWNQKVYVRHTGFPGGQRISTPKLLKEKSSAILIEKAVKGMLPKNKLGSKLFTNLHVYEGTEHPHTAQQPKEINL; the protein is encoded by the coding sequence GTGGATACTTTAAGCTATAAGACCGTATCAGCCAACCGTACTACCGTACAAAAAGAATGGGTTGTAGTGGATGCCCAGGCACTAGTACTAGGTAGAGTTGCCAGTGAGGTTGCAAAAATTCTAAGAGGCAAAAACAAGCCAAGCTTTACTCCTCACGTGGACTGCGGAGACAATGTCATTGTCATCAACGCAGACAAAGTCAGACTGACCGGTAAAAAATGGAACCAAAAGGTTTACGTTCGTCACACCGGTTTTCCAGGAGGACAAAGAATTTCTACACCAAAATTATTGAAAGAAAAGTCTTCTGCCATTCTTATTGAAAAAGCAGTAAAAGGAATGTTGCCCAAAAATAAATTGGGTAGCAAGTTGTTCACCAACCTACACGTATATGAAGGTACCGAGCATCCTCATACTGCACAGCAACCAAAAGAAATTAATTTATAA
- a CDS encoding RluA family pseudouridine synthase, whose amino-acid sequence MKKIDFKQLILFENEDYIVINKPPYLSTLDDRHERQNILQLAKKHTPDAQVCHRLDKETSGCLVIAKNQEAYRNIAIQFENRKVNKVYHAVIDGIHEFKDLLVDRNLIASSKGMAKISKDGKSATTYFTTLSTYQAHSLVECRPVTGRLHQIRIHLAYLKSPICGDELYGGKPLYLSKLKRRFNLKQGTEELPIMQRVSLHAYSIGFEGRDGKPIEVSAPYPKDYAVLIHQLEKNK is encoded by the coding sequence ATGAAGAAAATAGACTTTAAACAACTTATTCTGTTTGAAAATGAGGATTACATTGTAATCAACAAGCCCCCATACCTATCGACCTTAGACGATAGGCATGAAAGGCAAAACATTTTGCAATTGGCCAAAAAGCACACTCCCGATGCCCAGGTGTGCCACCGATTGGACAAGGAAACTTCCGGATGTTTGGTAATTGCCAAAAACCAGGAGGCTTACCGAAACATTGCTATCCAATTTGAAAACAGAAAAGTCAATAAGGTTTACCATGCTGTCATAGATGGAATTCATGAATTCAAAGATCTCCTGGTGGACCGCAACCTGATTGCCAGCAGTAAAGGAATGGCCAAAATCAGTAAAGACGGAAAATCGGCCACCACGTATTTTACGACATTGAGTACCTATCAGGCACATTCACTGGTTGAGTGCCGCCCTGTTACAGGACGGTTGCATCAGATCAGGATTCATTTGGCCTATCTCAAGTCACCGATATGTGGGGATGAATTATATGGCGGAAAACCGCTTTACCTGTCCAAATTAAAAAGAAGATTTAACCTCAAACAAGGAACAGAGGAACTACCTATTATGCAGCGTGTTTCCCTGCATGCCTATTCGATTGGCTTTGAGGGAAGGGATGGAAAACCTATTGAGGTTTCTGCCCCCTACCCTAAAGATTATGCGGTATTGATCCATCAACTGGAGAAAAACAAGTAA
- a CDS encoding sensor histidine kinase: MLTTSRGISLVLAIAIATLTVAFLSLLDDATPTLLVVAGGLSFSVSYLLTYVTLEFLIFKEISNIYTVLEKIQKKDLSGVAEKPKKSSISPLRKINDTINSYAQAKNKEIETLQRNAAFRREFIADISHELKTPIFAAQGYVHTLMDGAVDDQKVRDKFLKRAAKSLNSLDKLVQDLLTLNQMESGVVKFHYEVFDVRELIQEVIEQLENKAEKRNVAIRFTFDEDKNHWTKADKDKIYRVCQNLISNAIKYNHEGGEAHINLKTKKNHLNIEIRDNGQGIPAEDLKRIFERFYRVEKSRSREKGGTGLGLAIVKHILEGHKSKISVSSTVGKGSIFTFSLPLAKNKLTKGNPKPTTTK; encoded by the coding sequence ATGCTGACCACTTCAAGGGGGATTTCCCTCGTTTTGGCTATTGCCATTGCTACTCTTACGGTCGCGTTTTTGTCATTACTGGATGACGCGACCCCTACCTTATTGGTCGTAGCAGGAGGGCTATCCTTTTCTGTATCCTATTTGCTTACCTATGTCACCTTGGAATTTTTGATTTTTAAAGAGATCAGCAACATTTATACGGTATTGGAAAAAATCCAAAAAAAGGACTTATCAGGTGTGGCCGAAAAACCCAAAAAATCCTCTATCTCCCCATTAAGGAAAATCAATGACACCATCAATTCCTATGCTCAGGCCAAGAACAAAGAAATAGAAACCTTACAACGAAACGCTGCTTTTAGAAGGGAATTTATTGCTGATATTTCCCATGAATTAAAAACCCCAATATTTGCCGCCCAGGGATATGTCCACACCTTAATGGACGGTGCGGTGGATGACCAAAAGGTCAGGGACAAATTCCTGAAAAGGGCTGCAAAAAGCCTTAATTCATTGGACAAACTTGTCCAGGATTTGCTTACCCTTAACCAAATGGAAAGCGGGGTTGTCAAATTCCATTATGAGGTGTTTGATGTAAGGGAATTGATTCAGGAAGTAATCGAACAATTGGAAAACAAAGCGGAAAAGCGGAATGTGGCCATCCGATTTACTTTTGACGAAGACAAAAATCACTGGACCAAGGCCGACAAGGATAAGATTTACCGTGTCTGCCAAAATCTTATTTCCAATGCCATCAAATACAACCACGAAGGTGGGGAGGCGCACATCAATTTAAAAACAAAAAAGAATCACCTCAACATTGAGATCAGGGACAATGGGCAGGGAATTCCAGCTGAGGACTTAAAAAGAATTTTTGAACGTTTTTACCGGGTGGAAAAAAGCCGGTCAAGGGAAAAAGGGGGGACAGGATTGGGCCTTGCCATTGTAAAACACATTCTGGAGGGGCATAAAAGCAAAATTTCCGTTTCTTCCACCGTCGGAAAAGGCTCTATTTTCACTTTTTCTCTCCCATTGGCCAAAAATAAATTGACCAAAGGAAACCCTAAACCAACAACTACAAAATAA
- a CDS encoding response regulator transcription factor, with protein MSDKPKIKVLVVDDEPDIIEILTYNLEKEGYEVASATNGMEGVKTAVKFKPDVILLDIMMPQQDGVETCRQIRDLEELKNTFIIFLTARSEEYSEVAAFDVGADDYITKPIKPRALVSRIAALFRRESKKEPENTQIKIKDLVIDRTSFTIDKNGKTITLPKKEFELLYFLAKNPNMVFSRDELLQNIWGTDVFVLARTVDVHIRKVREKIGDNYITTVKGVGYKFELN; from the coding sequence ATGAGTGACAAACCAAAAATCAAGGTACTGGTTGTAGATGATGAACCAGATATTATTGAAATTTTAACTTACAACCTCGAAAAAGAAGGTTATGAAGTAGCTTCTGCCACAAATGGAATGGAAGGAGTCAAGACAGCAGTAAAATTCAAACCAGATGTTATCCTGTTGGACATTATGATGCCCCAGCAAGACGGGGTGGAAACCTGCCGTCAAATACGGGATTTGGAAGAACTGAAAAACACCTTTATCATCTTTTTAACAGCCCGGTCAGAAGAATATTCTGAAGTGGCAGCCTTTGATGTGGGGGCGGATGATTACATTACCAAACCTATTAAACCCAGAGCATTAGTAAGCAGAATTGCAGCCTTATTTCGTCGGGAATCCAAAAAGGAACCGGAAAACACTCAGATCAAAATCAAGGATTTGGTCATTGATCGCACAAGTTTTACTATTGATAAAAATGGTAAGACCATCACTCTACCCAAAAAGGAATTTGAATTATTGTATTTTTTGGCCAAAAACCCTAATATGGTTTTTAGCAGGGATGAATTGTTGCAAAATATTTGGGGGACAGACGTTTTTGTTTTGGCAAGAACTGTGGATGTACACATCAGGAAAGTCCGCGAAAAAATTGGTGATAACTACATCACTACTGTAAAGGGCGTAGGATATAAATTTGAGTTAAATTAA
- a CDS encoding DUF3108 domain-containing protein, with the protein MHLLSKLMLLAFVLLSPLSDASPQSHSVPPYDNGESLTFKVKYLFFNAAEAKMVIDPQIHLINNRPSYKIDVYGRTLNIFSLFYVKDNWGTYMDTSMHIPYKSYRHIEEGGYRKHEVIDFDHKNKTATVNLYDRENKKVVKTNNHDIPPGVQDIVSGFYYLRTMDLDQYNKKDVINIRGFFDEKSYNLKLIYEGKDRVSTKIGEFDTYVFSPIMPDNKLFSGKNPIKVWITDDKNRIPVKIEADLVVGALNMEITEATGLRNN; encoded by the coding sequence ATGCATTTACTTTCCAAATTAATGTTATTGGCTTTTGTCCTCCTGTCTCCCCTATCGGATGCATCGCCGCAATCCCATTCCGTCCCCCCGTATGACAATGGAGAATCTCTTACCTTTAAGGTCAAATACCTTTTCTTTAATGCGGCCGAAGCCAAAATGGTCATTGATCCCCAAATCCACCTAATTAATAACCGCCCAAGTTACAAGATCGACGTTTATGGCAGGACCCTGAATATTTTCAGCCTTTTTTATGTTAAAGATAATTGGGGTACCTATATGGACACCTCCATGCACATTCCCTACAAATCTTACCGCCATATCGAAGAGGGCGGATACCGGAAACATGAAGTGATCGACTTTGACCACAAAAATAAAACCGCTACGGTTAATCTCTATGATCGTGAAAATAAAAAAGTGGTCAAAACAAATAATCATGACATCCCTCCAGGTGTTCAGGACATCGTCAGTGGTTTTTATTATTTACGAACTATGGACCTGGATCAGTACAATAAAAAGGATGTTATTAACATCCGGGGATTTTTTGATGAAAAATCATATAACCTAAAATTAATATACGAAGGAAAGGACAGGGTTTCTACAAAAATCGGGGAATTCGACACCTATGTATTTTCTCCTATAATGCCTGACAACAAACTATTCAGCGGGAAAAACCCCATCAAAGTATGGATAACGGATGATAAAAACAGAATTCCCGTTAAAATTGAAGCTGATCTGGTAGTAGGTGCCCTTAACATGGAAATTACTGAGGCTACGGGTTTACGTAACAATTAA